In a single window of the Arachis hypogaea cultivar Tifrunner chromosome 6, arahy.Tifrunner.gnm2.J5K5, whole genome shotgun sequence genome:
- the LOC112696028 gene encoding uncharacterized protein, with product MYRYLSSIRHARGSSLFSLVAPKPSPSLISAFFSGSLQNHIEHVRGFSTGESDPNRPFSMRDRLNENSRSGNETLPDAIRDSVMRNMSGSGAENERSFNRQPDNLPFFMQNGENSNSRGANYAQNRRGFGRDSGTRPFFMRDRENLNVSNKNDGETETEKSSRPMDFVRGVIDEDGQDHLQVYSNQFERDADFVHIKMLRNNTFVTVTDSKGNIKLSGSVGSVKEMKSGQKLARYAAEATSEVVGRRARGLGLKAVVMKVNGFTHFRRKRQAIMSWLEGFLDSRADKSRNPVVHIEDTTRKPHNGCRLPRKRRI from the exons ATGTATCGTTATCTCTCTTCGATTCGCCATGCCCGTggatcttctctcttttctctcgtCGCACCCAAACCTTCACCGTCTCTTATCTCTGCCTTCTTCTCAGGATCGTTGCAAAACCACATCG AGCATGTTAGAGGATTTTCAACTGGTGAATCGGATCCTAATCGCCCCTTTTCGATGCGGGATAGATTAAATGAAAACTCGAGAAGTGGGAATGAAACTTTACCGGATGCCATCCGGGATAGTGTCATGCGGAACATGAGTGGAAGTGGTGCTGAGAATGAGAGGAGTTTCAACCGTCAACCGGATAATCTTCCTTTTTTCATGCAGAATGGAGAGAACTCAAACTCAAGAGGTGCCAATTATGCTCAGAATCGGAGGGGTTTTGGCCGTGATTCGGGTACTCGTCCTTTTTTTATGCGGGATAGGGAGAATCTTAATGTAAGCAATAAGAATGATGGTGAGACTGAGACTGAGAAGAGTTCCAGGCCTATGGATTTTGTGAGAGGGGTTATAGATGAAGATGGCCAGGATCATCTTCAGGTTTACAGTAATCAATTTGAGAGAGACGCCGATTTTGTTCATATAAAGATGCTGCGGAACAACACGTTTGTTACCGTAACAGATTCTAAAGGGAACATAAAGCTTAGCGGCTCTGTTGGTTCCGTGAAAGAGATGAAATCAGGGCAGAAGCTTGCTAGGTATGCTGCTGAGGCAACTTCAGAGGTTGTCGGGCGAAGGGCAAGGGGTTTGGGGTTGAAAGCTGTTGTTATGAAAGTGAACGGATTTACTCATTTCAGGAGAAAAAGGCAAGCAATAATGAGCTGGTTGGAGGGTTTTTTGGATTCTCGAGCGGACAAAAGTAGAAATCCGGTTGTTCACATTGAAGATACCACTAGAAAGCCTCATAATGGTTGCCGACTCCCAAGGAAACGACGAATTTAG